In the genome of Andrena cerasifolii isolate SP2316 chromosome 5, iyAndCera1_principal, whole genome shotgun sequence, one region contains:
- the LOC143369500 gene encoding uncharacterized protein LOC143369500 isoform X1, translating into MLTMEDFNDSVDGKLASRMRKVNPEQFHTLVRMHLSFELDLNTEDNDCVTEKGKLKKWGLLSFTKKPKSTINLQKGTEGASLSEDGISQVKQLIEFLSKEQNIIQEGIFRRTGKLTRQQELKTELYQGVLLNLNDGRYSVHDCASVLKGFLADLPEPLLSDLHYPAHCQIAELCSSDVNGNDARLLRSLQLLLLLLPSMNRILLKCVLTLLNKTASFECKNKMNCDTLATLFTPHLMCPRKLSPEALHINSQTLSCLVAFMIRKGIELFEIPPKLATDIRAYWVEQERKLLSPKSIDLNESIPDTTGTAHTVFSFVDHKLTAKANSTQDTQAALAQLYAHIQAMPESAKKRRLVKQFNKENGQGTPRQVKHCRTKSLGDSIKKHIFQKKILGHKKFIDINIGCNITRSSSEENILSSNLEKSLLQKKVLFSKSDDELSMENCDTNNDSLLHTKHISNSTGSLNTPTLRNYKDKRKAMLMRFLNIKEEQTSVKGQEWSIDKTNDSRTSKIEDENASLAERITIGDLRRDDNTSINPDRPSRQLSEPPDMYSSQAASYETRENELVRQSSEPALSKSKATDVGMTSFSKNFEGNKKLLEPSKMELHTDNACSHLSPIVKNRLWNVYVAHTSTPSNLLRKSLVTNDYMLTPITNNDKSMSPITQSATKMTKAMQETMMTPRSRKPVMMVSGSNLCNLASVNNSWNQHSVSNNLRGQNIDVIGQINCTSILEESQRPNSVDSETIYGEGVDLEDKENLGRDVEKQKCITYTPDDCYTVTQQSTMSITSTFREYLLSRSVLTASPVDLSFTSRTGDFEQSESDLNILNEDGLSDSLLCCLNGNHPESDTSGIASGSTNSANNSLEKNDELTSSPRKRATSLQRNDSKRSIKENKTLKSVRGQGFKHKQLSESTLNSVKVKDTFQETSF; encoded by the exons ATGTTGACAATGGAAGACTTCAACGACAGTGTGGACGGGAAATTGGCTTCCAGAATGCGGAAAGTCAATCCGGAACAGTTCCACACACTTGTCAGAATGCATCTGTCTTTTGAATTGGATCTCAATACAGAGGA TAACGATTGTGTCACTGAGAaagggaaattaaaaaagtggGGTCTATTGAGCTTCACAAAGAAACCTAAGTCGACGATCAATTTACAAAAAGGTACGGAGGGTGCTAGCTTGTCCGAGGATGGGATAAGTCAAGTGAAGCAATTGATAGAGTTTTTATCCAAGGAGCAAA ATATTATACAAGAGGGCATATTTCGACGTACTGGTAAATTGACAAGGCAGCAAGAGTTGAAGACCGAATTGTATCAAGGCGTGTTATTGAACCTTAACGATGGTCGATACAGCGTGCACGATTGCGCGTCTGTATTAAAGGGATTTTTGGCAGACCTGCCAGAGCCATTGCTGTCAGACTTGCATTACCCTGCACACTGTCAAATTGCTG AATTATGCAGCTCTGACGTAAATGGAAATGACGCGCGGTTGTTGAGGTCTCTACAATTGCTTTTGCTACTTTTACCCTCTATGAATAGAATTTTGCTCAAGTGCGTCTTAACTCTTCTTAATAAGACAGCGAGTTtcgaatgtaagaataaaatgaaTTGTGATACACTCGCCACTCTGTTCACTCCGCACTTAATGTGCCCAAGGAAATTGTCGCCGGAAGCTTTACATATCAATTCTCAAACTTTATCGTGTTTAGTTGCTTTTATGATTAGAAAAGGAATTGAGCTGTTTGAAATTCCACCGAAATTGGCTACGGATATTAGAGCATATTGGGTAGAGCAAGAGAGAAAGTTATTGAGCCCTAAGAGTATCGAT TTAAATGAATCTATACCAGATACCACAGGCACAGCGCACACCGTTTTCAGTTTTGTAGATCACAAATTGACAGCAAAAGCAAATTCTACGCAAGATACTCAAGCGGCGTTAGCTCAACTCTATGCTCACATACAAGCAATGCCAGAATCGGCGAAGAAACGCAGGCTTGTGAAACAATTTAATAAAGAAAACGGTCAAGGCACGCCAAGACAAGTTAAGCATTGTCGAACTAAGAGCCTAGGGGATTCAATTAAGAAGCATATATTTCAGAAGAAGATCTTGGGACACAAGAagtttattgatattaatataggCTGCAATATTACTCGATCAAGTAGCGAAGAAAATATATTATCATCG AATCTAGAGAAGTCGTTACTGCAGAAAAAAGTACTGTTTAGTAAATCGGACGATGAACTTAGCATGGAAAATTGTGATACGAATAACGACAGTCTCCTCCATACTAAACATATTAGTAATAGCACTGGTAGCCTCAATACTCCCACACTGAGGAATTACAAAGACAAGAGAAAGGCGATGTTGAtgagatttttaaatataaaggaagAACAGACGAGCGTGAAAGGTCAGGAATGGAGTatagacaaaacaaatgatTCTAGAACTTCAAAAATAGAAGATGAGAATGCATCGTTGGCAGAACGTATTACTATCGGGGACCTCAGGCGAGATGATAATACTTCGATCAATCCTGATAGGCCGTCTAGACAACTCAGCGAACCACCAGACATGTATTCTTCTCAGGCCGCTTCGTATGAAAccagagaaaatgaattggttAGGCAGAGTTCAGAACCCGCATTGTCGAAATCAAAAGCGACCGACGTAGGCATGACTTCGTTCTCTAAGAATTTTGAAGGCAACAAGAAACTACTGGAGCCTTCAAAAATGGAACTACATACCGACAATGCATGCTCTCACTTATCTCCCATTGTAAAAAACAGGCTTTGGAATGTGTATGTTGCCCATACCTCAACGCCATCAAATTTATTACGCAAAAGCTTAGTAACTAATGACTACATGTTGACTCCTATTACTAACAATGATAAGAGCATGAGCCCAATTACGCAGAGCGCAACTAAAATGACGAAAGCTATGCAG GAGACAATGATGACCCCACGATCTAGGAAGCCGGTAATGATGGTGTCAGGTTCCAACCTCTGTAATCTGGCCAGTGTTAATAACAGCTGGAACCAGCACAGTGTATCGAACAACCTGCGTGGACAAAATATTGATGTGATAGGACAGATAAATTGTACTTCGATTCTAGAAGAATCGCAAAGACCTAATAGCGTAGACAGCGAAACCATTTATGGGGAGGGTGTCGATTTAGAAGACAAAGAAAACCTCGGCAGAGACGTAGAGAAACAGAAGTGTATCACATACACTCCGGATGACTGTTACACCGTTACTCAGCAAAGTACTATGTCCATAACAAGCACGTTTAGAGAATATTTATTATCCAGAAGTGTGTTAACTGCTAGTCCCGTTGATCTCAGTTTTACATCGCGTACAGGGGATTTTGAACAATCGGAGTCTGATTTAAACATCTTGAACGAAGATGGCCTTTCCGACAGTTTACTTTGTTGCTTAAATGGAAATCATCCAGAATCTGATACCTCCGGTATCGCTTCTGGCAGCACAAATAGCGCAAACAATTCGTTAGAAAAGAATGACGAGCTGACGAGTTCACCAAGGAAGAGGGCCACTAGTTTACAGCGTAACGACTCCAAAAGATCAATCAAAGAGAATAAAACGTTAAAAAGTGTACGGGGACAAGGTTTTAAGCACAAACAATTGAGCGAATCAACTTTAAACTCAGTGAAAGTAAAAGATACGTTCCAAGAAACTTCGTTTTGA
- the LOC143369500 gene encoding uncharacterized protein LOC143369500 isoform X2: MLTMEDFNDSVDGKLASRMRKVNPEQFHTLVRMHLSFELDLNTEDNDCVTEKGKLKKWGLLSFTKKPKSTINLQKGTEGASLSEDGISQVKQLIEFLSKEQNIIQEGIFRRTGKLTRQQELKTELYQGVLLNLNDGRYSVHDCASVLKGFLADLPEPLLSDLHYPAHCQIAELCSSDVNGNDARLLRSLQLLLLLLPSMNRILLKCVLTLLNKTASFECKNKMNCDTLATLFTPHLMCPRKLSPEALHINSQTLSCLVAFMIRKGIELFEIPPKLATDIRAYWVEQERKLLSPKSIDLNESIPDTTGTAHTVFSFVDHKLTAKANSTQDTQAALAQLYAHIQAMPESAKKRRLVKQFNKENGQGTPRQVKHCRTKSLGDSIKKHIFQKKILGHKKFIDINIGCNITRSSSEENILSSNLEKSLLQKKVLFSKSDDELSMENCDTNNDSLLHTKHISNSTGSLNTPTLRNYKDKRKAMLMRFLNIKEEQTSVKGQEWSIDKTNDSRTSKIEDENASLAERITIGDLRRDDNTSINPDRPSRQLSEPPDMYSSQAASYETRENELVRQSSEPALSKSKATDVGMTSFSKNFEGNKKLNACSHLSPIVKNRLWNVYVAHTSTPSNLLRKSLVTNDYMLTPITNNDKSMSPITQSATKMTKAMQETMMTPRSRKPVMMVSGSNLCNLASVNNSWNQHSVSNNLRGQNIDVIGQINCTSILEESQRPNSVDSETIYGEGVDLEDKENLGRDVEKQKCITYTPDDCYTVTQQSTMSITSTFREYLLSRSVLTASPVDLSFTSRTGDFEQSESDLNILNEDGLSDSLLCCLNGNHPESDTSGIASGSTNSANNSLEKNDELTSSPRKRATSLQRNDSKRSIKENKTLKSVRGQGFKHKQLSESTLNSVKVKDTFQETSF, translated from the exons ATGTTGACAATGGAAGACTTCAACGACAGTGTGGACGGGAAATTGGCTTCCAGAATGCGGAAAGTCAATCCGGAACAGTTCCACACACTTGTCAGAATGCATCTGTCTTTTGAATTGGATCTCAATACAGAGGA TAACGATTGTGTCACTGAGAaagggaaattaaaaaagtggGGTCTATTGAGCTTCACAAAGAAACCTAAGTCGACGATCAATTTACAAAAAGGTACGGAGGGTGCTAGCTTGTCCGAGGATGGGATAAGTCAAGTGAAGCAATTGATAGAGTTTTTATCCAAGGAGCAAA ATATTATACAAGAGGGCATATTTCGACGTACTGGTAAATTGACAAGGCAGCAAGAGTTGAAGACCGAATTGTATCAAGGCGTGTTATTGAACCTTAACGATGGTCGATACAGCGTGCACGATTGCGCGTCTGTATTAAAGGGATTTTTGGCAGACCTGCCAGAGCCATTGCTGTCAGACTTGCATTACCCTGCACACTGTCAAATTGCTG AATTATGCAGCTCTGACGTAAATGGAAATGACGCGCGGTTGTTGAGGTCTCTACAATTGCTTTTGCTACTTTTACCCTCTATGAATAGAATTTTGCTCAAGTGCGTCTTAACTCTTCTTAATAAGACAGCGAGTTtcgaatgtaagaataaaatgaaTTGTGATACACTCGCCACTCTGTTCACTCCGCACTTAATGTGCCCAAGGAAATTGTCGCCGGAAGCTTTACATATCAATTCTCAAACTTTATCGTGTTTAGTTGCTTTTATGATTAGAAAAGGAATTGAGCTGTTTGAAATTCCACCGAAATTGGCTACGGATATTAGAGCATATTGGGTAGAGCAAGAGAGAAAGTTATTGAGCCCTAAGAGTATCGAT TTAAATGAATCTATACCAGATACCACAGGCACAGCGCACACCGTTTTCAGTTTTGTAGATCACAAATTGACAGCAAAAGCAAATTCTACGCAAGATACTCAAGCGGCGTTAGCTCAACTCTATGCTCACATACAAGCAATGCCAGAATCGGCGAAGAAACGCAGGCTTGTGAAACAATTTAATAAAGAAAACGGTCAAGGCACGCCAAGACAAGTTAAGCATTGTCGAACTAAGAGCCTAGGGGATTCAATTAAGAAGCATATATTTCAGAAGAAGATCTTGGGACACAAGAagtttattgatattaatataggCTGCAATATTACTCGATCAAGTAGCGAAGAAAATATATTATCATCG AATCTAGAGAAGTCGTTACTGCAGAAAAAAGTACTGTTTAGTAAATCGGACGATGAACTTAGCATGGAAAATTGTGATACGAATAACGACAGTCTCCTCCATACTAAACATATTAGTAATAGCACTGGTAGCCTCAATACTCCCACACTGAGGAATTACAAAGACAAGAGAAAGGCGATGTTGAtgagatttttaaatataaaggaagAACAGACGAGCGTGAAAGGTCAGGAATGGAGTatagacaaaacaaatgatTCTAGAACTTCAAAAATAGAAGATGAGAATGCATCGTTGGCAGAACGTATTACTATCGGGGACCTCAGGCGAGATGATAATACTTCGATCAATCCTGATAGGCCGTCTAGACAACTCAGCGAACCACCAGACATGTATTCTTCTCAGGCCGCTTCGTATGAAAccagagaaaatgaattggttAGGCAGAGTTCAGAACCCGCATTGTCGAAATCAAAAGCGACCGACGTAGGCATGACTTCGTTCTCTAAGAATTTTGAAGGCAACAAGAAACTA AATGCATGCTCTCACTTATCTCCCATTGTAAAAAACAGGCTTTGGAATGTGTATGTTGCCCATACCTCAACGCCATCAAATTTATTACGCAAAAGCTTAGTAACTAATGACTACATGTTGACTCCTATTACTAACAATGATAAGAGCATGAGCCCAATTACGCAGAGCGCAACTAAAATGACGAAAGCTATGCAG GAGACAATGATGACCCCACGATCTAGGAAGCCGGTAATGATGGTGTCAGGTTCCAACCTCTGTAATCTGGCCAGTGTTAATAACAGCTGGAACCAGCACAGTGTATCGAACAACCTGCGTGGACAAAATATTGATGTGATAGGACAGATAAATTGTACTTCGATTCTAGAAGAATCGCAAAGACCTAATAGCGTAGACAGCGAAACCATTTATGGGGAGGGTGTCGATTTAGAAGACAAAGAAAACCTCGGCAGAGACGTAGAGAAACAGAAGTGTATCACATACACTCCGGATGACTGTTACACCGTTACTCAGCAAAGTACTATGTCCATAACAAGCACGTTTAGAGAATATTTATTATCCAGAAGTGTGTTAACTGCTAGTCCCGTTGATCTCAGTTTTACATCGCGTACAGGGGATTTTGAACAATCGGAGTCTGATTTAAACATCTTGAACGAAGATGGCCTTTCCGACAGTTTACTTTGTTGCTTAAATGGAAATCATCCAGAATCTGATACCTCCGGTATCGCTTCTGGCAGCACAAATAGCGCAAACAATTCGTTAGAAAAGAATGACGAGCTGACGAGTTCACCAAGGAAGAGGGCCACTAGTTTACAGCGTAACGACTCCAAAAGATCAATCAAAGAGAATAAAACGTTAAAAAGTGTACGGGGACAAGGTTTTAAGCACAAACAATTGAGCGAATCAACTTTAAACTCAGTGAAAGTAAAAGATACGTTCCAAGAAACTTCGTTTTGA
- the Lsm1 gene encoding U6 snRNA-associated Sm-like protein LSm1 gives MNILPGTASLLEELDKKLMVLLRDGRTLIGYLRSVDQFANIVLHRTIERIHVGKEYGDIPRGIFIVRGENVVLLGEIDIEKEKDLPLTEVSVDDILDAQRREQELKQDQKRLINKSSKERCLSYIPDMGHDDMF, from the exons ATGAACATTTTGCCAGGAACAGCCTCTCTTCTCGAAGAACTTGATA AAAAACTTATGGTTTTACTGAGAGATGGCAGAACCTTAATTGGATATCTCAGAAGCGTCGATCAGTTTGCTAATATAGTACTTCATCGTACAATCGAAAGGATTCATGTTGGCAAGGAGTACGGGGACATCCCAAGGGGCATCTTTATAGTTAGAGGAGAGAACGTGGTGCTTTTAGGAGAAATA GAtatagaaaaggaaaaagatttaCCATTAACCGAAGTGTCTGTGGATGATATTCTGGATGCACAAAGACGAGAGCAGGAGTTAAAGCAAGATCAGAAGCGGCTAATAAATAAATCATCGAAAGAGAGATGTCTTTCATACATCCCTGATATGGGTCATGACGATATGTTCTGA
- the L(3)neo43 gene encoding cytochrome c oxidase assembly protein COX16 homolog l(3)neo43, whose amino-acid sequence MVRFFETKLFRHFLPFVILVVGGSFYIREFTEIRYKYRKVKSYDIRHQLEKDGIEMNEPTTLELEYEKMKKLNIDDWENVRIPRPWEEAENVKN is encoded by the exons ATGGTACGATTTTTCGAAACAAAGTTATTTCGGCATTTCTTGCCATTTGTGATACTTGTTGTTGGAGGATCATTTTACATACGCGAATTTACGGAAATAAG aTATAAGTACAGAAAAGTTAAATCATATGATATAAGGCATCAGTTGGAAAAAGATGGTATTGAAATGAACGAACCTACTACCTTAGAATTAGAGTACGAGAAGATGAAAAAA TTAAATATTGATGATTGGGAGAATGTCCGAATACCAAGGCCATGGGAAGAAGCGGAGAATGTAAAGAattga
- the Tos gene encoding exonuclease tos: MGITGLLPFLNVSSKRTNINEFAGGTVAIDSYCWLHKGVFPCADKLTMGQPTDAYVHYCMKFIHMLLNYKIKPILVFDGRHLPAKAQTESKRREARQTNRRKAIELMKTGQHEEARNLLRRSIDVTHEMALKLIKQCQNMNIDCIVAPYEADSQLAYLNIKGIADVVITEDSDLTLFGCKKVFFKMDINGNGILVDQERLHLAMGLRSEHFSMDNFRYMCILSGCDYLPSLSGIGLNKAKKFIMKNTDCDIHRALTRLGSYLNMKSLVVTKEYRDSFILADITFKHQLVFCPLQRKQVRLNPPTPEVTEKQLYYAGVETNPDIALQLAFGNCDPFTLKVLHNFNPDKIESQENRCNTWGQKSNHPQHISIWAKEYKLNTTQGPSQNKDLMSWPNTAGTEMVLNTNRLKKTVAAKQEDNSDCEELNQKGILDMYEYKGIMNVENNLNTDVYSPSDETQSPVLIRRSNPFSQQSSNNKTSPSLLSSSKSRRGRNLLRVRRTIINEDVITESKFFSKPIDESTNGTVTDDDMLCSPTNSNEMLLEKENMRVEKTDKSNVINLQTLMVNDEMEVELHSTDVDKFASNESQNTALNYDLGKSHFNLQISEAVSNKSSSEPSDSTTSSEYDVDLDFLIQQDATALNTSLFRRPDTKLSTQLNSKSKQTKSRSSLNSRTPVRSKINMTNSTRSSQQLCSEQRQQSLLSMYGFKKKKLD, encoded by the exons atgggGATTACTGGCTTACTTCCGTTTTTAAATGTATCTTCAAAGAGAACGAATATAAATGAATTCGCTGGTGGTACTGTTGCTATCGATTCTTATTGTTGGTTGCACAAAGGTGTATTCCCTTGTGCTGACAAATTGACAATGGGACAGCCGACTGACGC ATACGTTCATTATTGTATGAAATTCATACACATGCTGCTTAATTATAAGATAAAGCCTATCCTTGTGTTTGATGGGCGGCATTTGCCTGCTAAAGCACAGACTGAATCTAAACGACGAGA AGCAAGACAGACAAACCGTCGTAAAGCCATCGAGTTAATGAAAACGGGGCAGCACGAGGAAGCGAGAAATTTATTAAGGAGATCTATAGACGTTACGCACGAAATggctttaaaattaattaagcaGTGTCAGAACATGAATATCGATTGCATCGTAGCACCCTATGAGGCAGACTCGCAATTGGCATATCTTAATATCAAGGGAATTGCTGACGTTGTTATTACGGAAGACAGTGACTTAACTCTATTTGGTTGCAAAAAG GTATTCTTTAAAATGGATATAAATGGCAATGGTATTCTTGTTGACCAAGAACGACTACATCTTGCAATGGGGTTGCGTTCTGAACATTTTAGTATGGATAATTTTCGTTATATGTGTATTTTATCAGGCTGTGATTATTTACCATCCCTCTCTGGGATTGGGCTGAATAAAGCGAAAAAGTTCATTATGAAAAATACGGACTGTGATATACATAGA GCTTTGACACGGCTGGGATCTTATTTAAATATGAAGTCGCTAGTTGTAACAAAAGAGTACAGAGATTCATTTATATTAGCAGATATCACCTTTAAACACCAGTTAGTATTTTGTCCCTTACAAAGAAAGCAAGTTCGCTTAAACCCACCCACGCCCGAAGTGACGGAGAAACAATTATATTATGCTGGTGTGGAAACAAATCCAGATATCGCGTTACAACTTGCTTTTGGAAACTGTGATCCTTTTACTCTGAAAGTACTTCATAACTTTAATCCTGATAAGATCGAG AGCCAAGAAAATCGATGTAATACATGGGGACAAAAATCAAATCATCCTCAACATATTAGCATCTGGGCGAaagaatataaattaaatacaacACAAGGACCATCTCAAAACAAGGATCTCATGAGTTGGCCAAATACTGCTGGTACAGAGATGGTTCTCAACACAAATCGATTAAAAAAGACTGTTGCTGCGAAACAGGAAGATAATTctg ACTGCGAAGAATTAAATCAAAAAGGAATTTTAGATATGTACGAATATAAAGGTATAATGAACGTAGAAAATAATCTAAATACAGATGTTTATAGTCCCAGCGACGAAACACAGTCTCCAGTTTTAATTAGAAGGTCAAATCCATTCTCACAACAATCATCCAATAATAAAACTTCTCCAAGTCTTTTGTCTTCGAGCAAAAGTCGAAGGGGAAGAAATTTACTGCGTGTTAGGCGGACGATTATAAATGAAGACGTTATTACGGAAAGTAAATTCTTTTCCAAGCCAATCGATGAGAGTACTAATGGCACTGTAACGGATGACGATATGCTGTGTTCACCCACTAACTCAAATGAAATGTTACTTGAGAAAGAAAACATGCGAGTAGAAAAGACTGATAAAAGTAACGTCATTAATCTTCAAACACTAATGGTAAATGACGAAATGGAAGTGGAATTGCATTCTACGGATGTAGATAAATTTGCATCGAATGAATCCCAAAATACTGCTTTGAACTATGATTTAGGAAAATCACATTTTAATCTTCAAATAAGCGAAGCAGTCTCGAACAAAAGTAGCAGTGAACCTTCTGATTCAACTACATCATCGGAATATGATGTAGACCTCGATTTCTTAATTCAACAAGATGCAACTGCTTTAAACACCAGTTTGTTTCGGCGGCCTGATACAAAATTATCTACACAATTAAATAGCAAATCTAAACAAACCAAAAGTAGAAGTTCCTTAAATTCTCGAACA CCTGTAAGGAGTAAAATCAATATGACAAATAGTACACGTAGCAGCCAACAATTATGTTCAGAGCAAAGACAGCAAAGTTTATTGAGTATGtatggatttaaaaaaaaga AACtagattaa